A region of Esox lucius isolate fEsoLuc1 chromosome 3, fEsoLuc1.pri, whole genome shotgun sequence DNA encodes the following proteins:
- the st18 gene encoding suppression of tumorigenicity 18 protein isoform X8, with translation MFFTVFDLTGMLEKTMKGADKAIVAKSFGKWKSSSQRSRTMEKPDEPSEESKQKSLSSCTCESMRKENEFHTHILKRQVNNCANLDQGGFRGPGSTLCMLPGKLQTKMNLEGEDNTIQACNGGKVPADCITQAPSPHNSTYGSVAARKRLAREGVQGAPVNKRKSLLMRPRHYSPREAYCEEENEDLAPPQDKEELRNIDTPAEGAQDTLSEVPRRNGCQDAITNTHDSFGWPGVVTDDFPHDKATVSASLGDEDAEERDQQQEEEEDQSQDRMSMTSSLSPHDSPYRDSLEAEWEPLSLARSAGVNGSVSSPSKATTIGGGDLPGRHDHRPVRDDNPDSDMRGYIMGKVGPFQAGSLQLYRPTPSEEDSEGEAEVERPPRVEGWALGLQDMERPLGLEMDREGEDREKERGRVNLSLLEQAMTLQSEQRQVLHNAYREMDRFLLEQMTNDRRHQRLLDMESRVVYHGCKDSPRPDKKDIRCPTPGCDGTGHVTGLYPHHRSLSGCPHKVRVPPEILAMHENVLKCPTPGCTGRGHVNSNRSTHRSLSGCPIAAAVKVSKPQEESPKCRQAHDRLSSSHFLHQIQQQPLVFLDSSPTRPLAPLMKKLEFNQYNYRFAHHHPVTAALQANLTKDMDKYSKIRFDYASFDAQVFGKQPLMAPNQDQEISSSHFPDSTLQYTGFLGAPSNRLPTPGPGHHSPPSLYKSGGEGLQATAATTAILNLSTRYRNNMEAISISDRPLASSTKDMPIEVDENGTLDLSMKKSREVKAPSKVPLGDAALSPPESTLPKPPSSVHISPAFYQILCEREAWESPLHFSKAQQMMQDREQEDFDNASLEDQSYSGDASMFSPKTKMLLRDAKKELMSCPTPGCDGSGHVTGNYASHRSVSGCPLADKTLKSLMAANSQELKCPTPGCDGSGHVTGNYASHRRMSTCQKGRFEAYTKQR, from the exons AGAATGAATTTCACACCCACATCCTGAAACGTCAAGTCAACAATTGTGCAAATCTCGACCAAGGTGGATTCCGTGGGCCTGGCAGCACGTTGTGTATGTTGCCCGgaaaactgcaaacaaag ATGAATTTGGAAGGAGAAGATAACACAATTCAAGCATGCAATGGTGGCAAAG TTCCAGCTGACTGCATCACCCAGGCTCCCAG CCCCCACAACAGCACATATGGGTCTGTGGCTGCTAGGAAAAGGCTCGCCCGGGAAGGGGTGCAGGGCGCCCCCGTCAACAAGAGAAAGTCTCTCCTGATGAGGCCCCGCCACTACAGTCCCAGGGAGGCGTACTGcgaggaggagaacgaggacCTGGCACCACCGCAGGacaaagaagagctgaggaacATTGACACTCCAGCAG AGGGAGCCCAGGATACACTAAGCGAAGTGCCCAGAAGAAATGGCTGCCAGGATGCAATAACAAATACCCACGATTCCTTTGGATGGCCTGGAGTGGTGACGGATGATTTCCCCCATGATAAGGCTACAGTCTCAGCATCACTGGGAGATGAAGATGCGGAGGAACGAGACCAACAacaagaggaggaagaagaccAAAGTCAGGACAGGATGAGTATGACTTCCAGTTTGTCTCCACATGACAGCCCGTACAGAGACAGCCTGGAAGCCGAGTGGGAGCCTCTGTCCCTGGCTCGTTCTGCTGGGGTCAATGGCTCCGTCAGCAGCCCTTCCAAAGCCACCACCATCGGGGGAGGAGACCTACCGGGCAGGCATGACCACCGGCCCGTGAGAGATGATAATCCAGATTCGGACATGAGGGGGTACATAATGGGCAAAGTTGGCCCTTTCCAAGCCGGGTCCCTGCAGCTCTACCGACCAACCCCCAGTGAGGAGGACAGTGAGGGGGAGGCAGAGGTGGAGAGGCCTCCCCGGGTGGAGGGTTGGGCGTTGGGCCTGCAGGACATGGAGAGACCCCTGGGCCTAGAAatggacagagaaggagaggacagagagaaggaaagagggagggtgaACCTGAGCCTCCTGGAGCAGGCCATGacgctgcagtcagagcagagGCAGGTCCTCCACAATGCCTACAGGGAGATGGACAGGTTTCTGCTGGAGCAGATGACCAACGACAGGCGGCATCAGCGGCTACTGGATATGGAGTCCAGGGTGGTGTATCATGGATGTAAAG ACTCTCCACGGCCCGACAAGAAGGATATTCGGTGTCCCACACCTGGCTGTGATGGTACTGGGCATGTCACTGGTCTATATCCCCACCACCGGAGTTTGTCTGGGTGTCCCCACAAAGTCAGAGTTCCCCCAGAGA TCCTGGCCATGCATGAAAACGTCCTCAAGTGTCCTACTCCCGGGTGCACAGGAAGGGGCCATGTAAACAGCAACCGTAGCACCCACCGGAG TCTCTCAGGCTGCCCCATCGCCGCTGCAGTCAAAGTCTCCAAACCTCAAGAGGAGAGCCCCAAATGCAGGCAAGCACACGACCGATTGTCCAG TAGCCACTTTCTTCATCAAATCCAACAACAACCCCTCGTCTTCTTGGATTCTTCTCCAACCAGACCTCTCGCCCCCCTCATGAAGAAGCTGGAGTTCAATCAGTACAACTACAGGTTCGCTCATCACCATCCTGTCACCGCCGCTTTGCAAGCCAACCTCACTAAGGACATGGACAAGTACAGCAAGATCCGCTTTGATTACGCCAGCTTTGATGCACAGGTCTTCGGCAAGCAACCTCTGATGGCACCCAACCAGGACCAAGAAATCTCTTCTTCACACTTCCCTGACT CCACTCTCCAGTACACTGGCTTCCTGGGAGCCCCCAGCAACCGTCTGCCCACGCCTGGCCCCGGGCACCACAGCCCACCCAGCCTTTATAAATCTGGAGGTGAGGGGCTCCAAGCCACCGCAGCCACCACCGCCATCCTCAACCTCTCCACCCGCTACCGAAACAACATGGAGGCCATCTCCATCTCCGACCGGCCCCTGGCATCCTCCACAAAG GATATGCCCATAGAAGTGGATGAGAACGGCACTCTGGACCTGAGTATGAAGAAGAGTAGGGAGGTGAAAGCCCCATCCAAGGTGCCTTTGGGGGACGCTGCCCTGTCCCCTCCTGAGTCCACTCTGCCCAAGCCGCCCAGCAGTGTGCACATCAGCCCTGCCTTCTACCAGATCCTATGTGAGAGAGAGGCCTGGGAATCACCCCTTCATTTCAGCAAAGCCCAACAAATGATGCAAGACAGAGAG CAGGAGGATTTTGACAATGCTTCTCTGGAGGACCAGAGCTACTCCGGAGATGCAAGCATGTTCAGCCCCAAGACCAAGATGCTCTTAAGAGATGCTAAGAAAGAGCTTATGAG CTGTCCTACCCCCGGCTGTGACGGAAGTGGCCATGTTACAGGGAATTATGCGTCACATCGGAG TGTATCTGGGTGCCCCCTGGCTGACAAGACTCTCAAATCGCTGATGGCAGCCAACTCTCAGGAACTAAA gtgcccaacacctggttgtgaTGGATCTGGACACGTGACTGGGAATTATGCTTCACACAGAAG GATGTCCACGTGCCAGAAAGGGAGGTTTGAAGCTTACACCAAACAAAGATGA